In one window of Coriobacteriia bacterium DNA:
- a CDS encoding proline iminopeptidase-family hydrolase, which produces MAEIKEVYVDYLGYKTYCKIVGESQPGKKPLLVLHGGPGDCHNYLLEYAEIADRYGRQVIFYDQIGCGKSAIPPQDPDFYNYDLWVNEFYAVRKALGLDNIHLFGNSWGGMLGMLCMMKDDTGVNSFVINSSPVRIQSWLDAANHLITFLPLEMQNALAEAERTGDYGTVQARAAYDEYYKRHVTGMYEKDYSQNLKDSFAGVGECYMIMQGASEFVVTGKMRDWDIREGVKNIKVPCMALSGTDDEGSPWVIKEGVDLIPGCEWTLIQGAPHIANATHPNECIEAVEGFISRFD; this is translated from the coding sequence TATTGCAAGATCGTCGGCGAAAGCCAGCCCGGCAAGAAGCCGCTGCTCGTGCTGCACGGCGGCCCCGGCGACTGCCACAACTACCTGCTGGAATATGCCGAGATAGCCGACCGCTACGGCCGCCAGGTCATCTTCTACGACCAGATCGGCTGCGGCAAGTCGGCCATCCCCCCGCAGGATCCCGACTTCTACAACTACGACCTGTGGGTCAACGAGTTCTACGCCGTGCGCAAGGCCCTCGGACTCGACAACATCCACCTGTTTGGCAACTCGTGGGGCGGCATGCTCGGCATGCTGTGCATGATGAAGGACGACACCGGCGTGAACTCGTTCGTCATCAACTCGTCACCCGTGCGCATCCAGAGCTGGCTGGACGCCGCGAACCACCTCATCACGTTCCTGCCGCTCGAGATGCAAAACGCGTTGGCCGAGGCCGAGCGCACCGGCGACTACGGCACCGTGCAGGCCCGCGCCGCCTACGACGAGTACTACAAGCGCCACGTCACCGGCATGTACGAGAAGGACTACTCGCAGAACCTCAAGGACTCGTTCGCGGGCGTCGGCGAGTGCTACATGATCATGCAAGGCGCATCGGAGTTCGTCGTGACCGGCAAGATGCGCGACTGGGACATCCGCGAGGGCGTCAAGAACATCAAGGTTCCCTGCATGGCGCTGTCCGGGACCGACGACGAGGGCTCGCCGTGGGTCATCAAGGAGGGCGTCGACCTCATCCCCGGCTGCGAGTGGACGCTCATCCAGGGCGCGCCGCACATCGCCAACGCCACGCACCCCAACGAGTGCATCGAGGCCGTCGAGGGCTTCATCAGCCGCTTCGACTAA
- a CDS encoding Tat pathway signal sequence, producing MSDRQGPNLNDLFGSLFGFPIPGQGGSGQQGQSQDGSNTIPVDATVTGGDGSDGQPPHEPRPSVMETIATWSKRAFIVLGILAVIVLVFCYWWFHPAINLHSTQVWSWLILIAALVAGALWVASIRCESKRTLLRRLLVIPGAVVVAYVVGILTGMSIIPGNAERYATVLETQEGDFASDIQPVNYSEVPVIDRDSAILLGNRAMGSIPEYVSQFEISTAYSQINYHGKPVRVSPLVYADLFKWFTNRAEGIPAYVVVDMTTQEAQVVKLEQPIKYSESEPLARNIDRYVQLKYPTYMFDEKSFEIDEDGTPWWVFPVQKRTIGLFEGTTIQRVVLVNASTGETQDYAIEDCPQWVDRAYPSDLLIKQYNWSGLYSGGWLNSWLGQKNVVRTTPGTDGNLGYNYIAQNDDVYLYSGVSSVTADNSIIGFILVNQRTGDSRFFSVAGATEDSAMSSAEGAVQNLKYTATFPLLLNIENQPTYFMALKDGAGLVKKYAMVNIQQYQNVAVGDTVAETQENYVKLLAEQGMLDDETAQQAVTQVSAQASGTIATMAQGVVDGNSHFYVTLEGDESGVIYDFALPGLLPIVTYQVGDDIEFSYAEPEDGAATRTVTAFADANATGTAQDGEVSGSVGSASADAGASATSDGGATA from the coding sequence GTGAGCGACAGACAGGGCCCCAACCTCAACGACCTCTTTGGCAGCCTGTTTGGCTTCCCGATTCCCGGCCAGGGCGGCTCGGGCCAGCAAGGTCAGAGCCAGGACGGCTCAAACACCATCCCCGTCGACGCCACGGTGACGGGCGGCGACGGCTCTGACGGCCAGCCTCCTCACGAGCCTCGTCCCTCCGTTATGGAGACGATCGCCACGTGGAGCAAGCGCGCGTTCATCGTGCTCGGCATCCTTGCCGTTATCGTGCTCGTTTTCTGCTACTGGTGGTTCCACCCGGCCATCAACCTGCATAGCACCCAGGTGTGGAGCTGGCTCATCCTTATCGCCGCACTCGTCGCTGGCGCTCTGTGGGTGGCCTCTATCCGCTGCGAGTCTAAGCGTACGCTGCTGCGTCGCCTGCTCGTGATTCCCGGTGCCGTTGTCGTGGCGTACGTTGTCGGCATCCTTACGGGCATGTCCATCATCCCGGGCAACGCCGAGCGCTACGCTACGGTCCTCGAGACGCAGGAGGGCGACTTCGCATCCGACATCCAGCCGGTCAACTACTCCGAGGTGCCCGTCATCGACCGCGATTCTGCCATTTTGCTCGGCAACCGCGCCATGGGCTCCATCCCCGAGTATGTGAGCCAGTTCGAGATCTCAACGGCATACAGCCAGATCAACTACCACGGCAAGCCGGTGCGCGTGAGCCCGCTCGTCTACGCCGATCTCTTCAAGTGGTTCACGAACCGCGCCGAGGGCATCCCCGCCTACGTTGTCGTTGACATGACGACGCAGGAAGCGCAGGTCGTGAAGCTCGAGCAGCCCATCAAGTACTCCGAGAGCGAGCCGCTTGCCCGCAACATTGATCGCTACGTGCAGCTCAAGTATCCCACGTACATGTTCGACGAGAAGTCGTTCGAGATCGATGAGGACGGCACGCCGTGGTGGGTCTTCCCCGTGCAGAAGCGCACGATCGGCCTGTTCGAGGGCACGACGATTCAGCGCGTCGTGCTTGTGAACGCCAGCACGGGCGAGACGCAGGACTATGCCATCGAGGACTGCCCCCAGTGGGTTGACCGCGCCTACCCGAGCGACCTGCTCATCAAGCAGTACAACTGGAGCGGCCTGTACTCCGGCGGCTGGCTGAACTCCTGGCTCGGCCAGAAGAACGTCGTGCGCACGACGCCGGGCACCGACGGCAACCTCGGCTACAACTACATCGCCCAGAACGACGACGTCTACCTGTACTCCGGCGTGAGCTCCGTCACGGCCGACAACTCCATCATCGGCTTCATTCTCGTGAACCAGCGCACGGGTGACTCGCGCTTCTTCTCCGTGGCGGGCGCTACGGAGGACTCGGCCATGTCGTCTGCCGAGGGCGCGGTCCAGAACCTCAAGTACACGGCGACGTTCCCCCTGCTACTCAATATTGAGAACCAGCCGACGTACTTCATGGCGCTCAAGGACGGCGCGGGCCTCGTCAAGAAGTATGCGATGGTCAATATCCAGCAGTACCAGAACGTGGCCGTCGGCGACACGGTGGCCGAGACGCAGGAGAACTACGTCAAGCTCCTCGCCGAGCAGGGCATGCTTGATGACGAGACGGCGCAGCAGGCCGTTACCCAGGTGAGTGCTCAGGCGAGTGGCACGATCGCGACGATGGCGCAGGGCGTCGTCGACGGCAACTCGCACTTCTACGTGACGCTCGAGGGCGACGAGTCCGGTGTCATCTACGACTTTGCGCTGCCGGGCCTGCTGCCCATCGTGACGTACCAGGTGGGTGACGACATCGAGTTCTCCTATGCAGAGCCCGAGGACGGCGCAGCGACGCGCACGGTGACGGCGTTTGCCGATGCGAACGCGACGGGTACGGCGCAGGACGGCGAGGTGAGCGGCTCCGTCGGCTCCGCAAGTGCCGATGCCGGCGCGAGCGCTACCTCCGATGGCGGCGCCACGGCATAA
- a CDS encoding MATE family efflux transporter, giving the protein MTRGAILPTLVLFALPMLVTNFFQQFYVTVDSMILGHWAGNVALAAVSSCAYLISTITCFFFGVSLGAGVVLAQLFGARNYARFGRAVWSAGALAIAGGLIMTAVAWLISRPCLALMNLQGDVLDAGTLYMRTYALSMLPMVIYNMGSAVFRSRGDSRSPMVILIISSLFNLALAYVFVAVLDMGVLGAALATALAQTLSACITLLRIRSQREQFYMAGTRPTIDGTIVRKMLSIGLPNGVQQTVICLSSVIISSQVNLYGIEAMDGFGAYSKIDGWLYMPVGAIQGAITTFVGQNVGARRFDRAKRGVLAGVGVNVGITIALVSAMWALRYPVLGMFSPDPEVVRLGIQAMSVIVPLYFLYATYMGIGGLFFGVGSTVVPMILAVAFMCVLRIAWVLGVQAVAPGLPGIYASYPVAWVFMVTGMLAYYRWGTWKYKDEIRSGKSLAERTAEASPTTN; this is encoded by the coding sequence ATGACGCGAGGCGCCATTCTGCCGACGCTCGTGCTGTTTGCCCTGCCGATGCTGGTGACAAACTTCTTCCAGCAGTTCTACGTCACCGTGGACTCGATGATCCTCGGCCACTGGGCAGGCAACGTCGCGCTGGCAGCTGTCTCGAGCTGCGCCTATCTCATCTCGACGATCACGTGCTTCTTCTTCGGCGTCTCACTCGGTGCTGGCGTCGTGCTCGCCCAGCTCTTCGGCGCGCGTAACTACGCCCGCTTCGGTCGGGCCGTCTGGTCGGCCGGGGCGCTCGCCATAGCCGGCGGCCTCATCATGACAGCCGTCGCCTGGCTCATCTCCCGTCCGTGCCTGGCGCTCATGAACCTGCAGGGAGACGTGCTCGACGCAGGCACGCTCTATATGCGCACGTATGCGCTCAGCATGTTGCCGATGGTCATCTACAACATGGGATCCGCCGTATTCCGCTCGCGCGGCGACTCGCGCTCCCCCATGGTCATCCTCATCATCTCGTCGTTGTTCAATCTCGCGCTTGCCTACGTGTTCGTGGCCGTGCTCGACATGGGCGTGCTGGGAGCAGCCCTCGCCACGGCGCTGGCACAGACGCTGTCGGCCTGCATCACGCTCCTGCGCATCCGCAGCCAGCGCGAGCAGTTCTATATGGCAGGCACGAGGCCCACGATAGACGGCACCATCGTCCGCAAGATGCTGTCCATCGGCCTGCCCAACGGTGTGCAGCAAACGGTGATCTGCCTGTCGAGTGTCATCATATCGTCGCAGGTCAACCTCTATGGCATCGAGGCTATGGACGGATTCGGCGCCTACTCGAAGATCGATGGCTGGCTCTACATGCCCGTCGGCGCCATTCAGGGTGCCATCACGACGTTCGTGGGGCAAAACGTTGGCGCGCGGCGCTTTGACCGAGCCAAGCGCGGCGTGCTTGCCGGCGTCGGCGTCAACGTCGGCATCACGATCGCGCTCGTGAGCGCCATGTGGGCACTGCGCTACCCCGTCCTCGGCATGTTCTCGCCCGACCCAGAGGTCGTGCGGCTCGGCATCCAGGCCATGTCCGTCATCGTGCCGCTGTACTTCCTCTACGCGACGTACATGGGCATCGGCGGGTTGTTCTTCGGCGTGGGATCGACAGTCGTGCCGATGATCCTCGCCGTGGCGTTCATGTGTGTGCTGCGCATCGCCTGGGTGCTCGGTGTGCAGGCCGTGGCACCGGGTCTGCCGGGTATTTACGCGAGCTACCCCGTTGCCTGGGTGTTCATGGTGACGGGCATGCTGGCGTACTATCGCTGGGGCACGTGGAAGTACAAGGACGAGATCCGCAGCGGCAAGAGCCTCGCGGAAAGAACGGCCGAGGCCTCGCCTACCACCAACTAG
- a CDS encoding glycosyltransferase family 2 protein, with amino-acid sequence MVGTAPAVGETASRVQNAPTLYVVVPCYNEQEVLPETARRLGDILRAMRTAGSIGPASRVLFVDDGSSDATWELIEGLHRNAAGDGLFAGVKLAHNAGHQNALYCGLMVALRRGADAAISIDADLQDDVRLIPQMVEAWDSGAQIVYGVRRRRDKDTVAKRSTAEAFYKLMRLLGAETVPDHADYRLMGRPALEALSQYSEVNLFLRGIVPMLGFKTERLYYDRAARFAGTSKYPLKKMLAFALNGITSFSDRPIHLITLAGALTLLVSFIMLVYVLVSALTGRAVAGWGSIMVSIWFVGGLVMVSLGVVGEYIGKIYLESKHRPRYIVEEELQ; translated from the coding sequence ATGGTGGGGACGGCTCCTGCCGTGGGCGAGACGGCCTCCCGCGTGCAGAATGCGCCGACCCTCTATGTCGTCGTGCCCTGCTACAACGAGCAGGAGGTCCTGCCCGAGACGGCGCGGCGCCTCGGCGATATCCTGCGCGCGATGCGTACCGCCGGATCGATCGGCCCGGCGAGCCGCGTGCTGTTTGTCGATGACGGCAGCTCGGACGCCACGTGGGAGCTGATCGAGGGGCTGCATCGGAATGCCGCTGGTGACGGCCTGTTTGCGGGCGTGAAGCTCGCGCATAACGCCGGCCACCAAAACGCGCTGTACTGTGGGCTCATGGTTGCCCTGCGGCGCGGAGCCGACGCTGCCATCTCCATCGATGCCGATCTGCAGGATGACGTGCGTCTTATCCCGCAGATGGTTGAGGCCTGGGACAGCGGTGCGCAGATCGTCTACGGCGTGCGCCGGCGCCGCGACAAGGACACGGTGGCCAAGCGCTCGACGGCCGAGGCGTTCTACAAGCTCATGCGCCTGCTCGGGGCGGAGACGGTGCCGGACCACGCCGACTACCGCCTCATGGGTCGCCCGGCGCTCGAGGCGCTCTCGCAATACTCGGAGGTCAATCTTTTCTTGCGCGGCATCGTGCCGATGCTGGGATTTAAGACGGAGCGCCTCTACTACGACCGCGCGGCGCGCTTTGCCGGCACGTCGAAGTACCCGCTCAAGAAGATGCTGGCGTTTGCGCTCAACGGCATCACGTCGTTTAGCGACAGACCGATCCACCTCATCACGCTCGCTGGCGCCCTCACGCTGCTCGTCAGCTTTATCATGCTCGTCTATGTGCTTGTGAGCGCCCTGACGGGACGGGCCGTGGCGGGGTGGGGCAGCATCATGGTCTCCATCTGGTTCGTCGGCGGCCTCGTCATGGTGTCGCTCGGCGTCGTGGGCGAGTACATCGGCAAGATATACCTCGAGTCGAAGCATCGGCCCCGCTACATCGTTGAAGAGGAGCTGCAGTGA
- a CDS encoding helix-turn-helix transcriptional regulator, producing the protein MTGLTDIKVGEIRTLVRIFATLALGFFEVRLINTYAYPLYLGVHTYLREAVSLSSLVLYFVIALLAYRWSRVLSERRILGATVSGLALGACLLAIALAVRAPGVIAVGAIVFGIARASAELLAAMALTTIGPARSLPMLVCALIAAYVPEGALSVLPFAWGFGLYLAVPLLFLATGWPVIRQALGRWGDASAAGGAARDHAVTEPGAFLPFSHRFFVAMFVLRVAYGLSLTFNASMGVAVQAPLVMVPLVIVALWCAARRRIVSADVLYQGSTLLVISGLLAMLVPQLVGSSAPNALLTSGADLFVVFARYGLAVIGYRSPAASLLTSAWGIGIMQAGVLAGTGIGTLFGSLLATDSAAFIPIVALLTLLFTAFSLVLLQGFSFEEAVSNVRQPPMPVVSHDDDGTGEAFAACCEKLAVTYGLTNRERDVLRHLARGRNVPFMQEDLHISHNTVRTHVKHIYQKMGIRSQQELIELVLESQARRC; encoded by the coding sequence GTGACTGGCCTGACGGATATCAAGGTGGGCGAGATTCGAACTCTTGTAAGGATCTTTGCGACTCTCGCGCTGGGCTTCTTCGAGGTGCGGCTCATTAATACGTACGCGTATCCGCTCTACCTCGGCGTGCATACATACCTGCGCGAGGCGGTGAGCTTGTCGTCGCTTGTTCTTTACTTCGTCATCGCGCTGCTGGCGTATCGCTGGTCCCGCGTGCTGTCGGAGCGTCGGATACTGGGAGCCACCGTTTCTGGTTTGGCTCTTGGGGCATGCCTGCTCGCCATCGCTCTGGCAGTGAGGGCACCGGGTGTCATTGCGGTTGGAGCCATTGTGTTTGGCATCGCACGGGCATCTGCCGAGCTCCTGGCTGCCATGGCGCTAACAACTATAGGGCCAGCGCGCTCTCTGCCGATGCTTGTATGCGCTCTCATTGCTGCGTATGTGCCGGAGGGCGCTCTGAGCGTCCTCCCGTTTGCGTGGGGATTTGGCCTCTACCTGGCAGTGCCTCTGCTTTTTCTCGCTACCGGATGGCCGGTCATCAGGCAAGCGCTTGGGCGCTGGGGCGATGCCAGCGCGGCGGGAGGGGCGGCCCGTGATCATGCGGTGACGGAGCCTGGCGCATTCCTGCCGTTCTCACATCGCTTTTTTGTGGCGATGTTCGTATTGCGGGTTGCCTATGGGCTGTCGCTCACGTTCAACGCCTCGATGGGTGTGGCAGTTCAAGCTCCGCTGGTGATGGTGCCCCTCGTGATCGTCGCGCTGTGGTGCGCGGCGCGTCGACGTATCGTGTCTGCAGACGTCCTGTACCAGGGGTCGACACTGCTTGTGATATCTGGATTGCTTGCCATGCTGGTGCCACAGCTTGTTGGCAGCTCTGCGCCCAACGCTCTGCTCACGTCTGGCGCCGATCTGTTCGTTGTTTTTGCGCGGTATGGGCTTGCTGTTATCGGATATCGTAGCCCGGCGGCAAGTCTGCTGACGAGCGCTTGGGGCATTGGCATCATGCAGGCGGGCGTGTTGGCGGGAACGGGCATAGGAACGCTGTTCGGGTCGCTTCTCGCCACCGACTCCGCCGCATTTATACCGATCGTGGCACTGTTGACGCTGCTTTTCACCGCATTCAGCCTAGTGTTGCTCCAGGGCTTTAGCTTCGAAGAGGCGGTGAGCAACGTGCGACAGCCCCCGATGCCCGTTGTGTCGCATGATGACGACGGCACTGGGGAGGCATTTGCGGCGTGCTGCGAAAAGCTGGCTGTCACGTATGGCTTAACGAATCGAGAGCGCGACGTTCTGCGCCATCTTGCGCGCGGCCGCAACGTCCCCTTTATGCAAGAAGACCTGCACATCTCGCACAATACGGTGCGAACGCACGTCAAGCATATCTATCAGAAGATGGGCATCCGTTCTCAGCAGGAGCTTATCGAGCTGGTGCTGGAGTCTCAGGCACGGCGATGCTAG
- a CDS encoding FAD-dependent oxidoreductase, which translates to MDMTHTLSVDRRGFVKLSIAGAICATVSGSAISRKHSRAFASDAGPSYKPGTYRGTGRGRGGELVVEATFSENALTSLEVVSHNETRYISDMAIAELPGRIVEYQSLGLDGITGATLTSYAIFQATADCVEQAGGDPSALEKVPGPEKSTATEELDADIVIVGAGASGMAAAIAAAQEGASNVVVLEKTSNIGGNALVSGGYMHYINAPVELRVDNNEGYTALFSETMQRAADAGIDQDLLDKIQADYDAWNAEGSGKVFDSAEFMALDYYLANGGTFEKWLAYAPHVVELDTWLDEMGFSWKKLTGIVGYPWPRHSGSTTGKCGEGFFDLFSKELDTADLPITLIPLTSATELIVQDGAVTGVVGVHDDGTTYRITSKRGVILASGGYSGNPKMLKQYNTYWDWTDDTIIPTTNAYGHTGDGITMALAAGGQTAYMEKPMVFPYADRKDFSTETIVGDTSCCLFVNADGKRFVNESADRYTMSQAMMKQPGGFAFIISDRKNSLITDEGVTPYGADEEFLIENGQLFRADTLAELATKIEVDPAALEETVAAYNKMAETGTDEQFGRTVFNEDAPIDEGPFYASPRAWAAHITLGGIVVDDEYRALDETGAPIEGLRCVGELVAERSGTHCMCTGLYAARQVFAQ; encoded by the coding sequence ATGGACATGACCCACACGCTCTCCGTCGATCGCCGGGGCTTCGTCAAACTCTCTATTGCGGGCGCCATCTGCGCCACCGTCTCGGGAAGCGCCATCTCACGGAAGCACAGCCGCGCCTTCGCTTCCGACGCAGGGCCCTCGTATAAGCCCGGCACGTATCGAGGCACGGGGCGCGGACGAGGAGGCGAGCTCGTCGTAGAGGCCACATTCAGCGAGAACGCTCTGACCAGTCTGGAGGTCGTCTCGCACAACGAGACGCGCTACATCTCTGACATGGCCATCGCCGAGCTGCCCGGCCGCATCGTCGAGTACCAGTCGCTTGGCCTCGACGGCATCACGGGCGCCACGCTAACGAGCTATGCCATTTTCCAGGCAACGGCAGACTGTGTAGAGCAGGCAGGTGGCGACCCGTCGGCGCTCGAGAAGGTACCCGGTCCCGAGAAAAGCACCGCCACCGAGGAGCTCGATGCCGACATCGTCATCGTCGGCGCAGGCGCCAGCGGCATGGCCGCCGCAATAGCGGCAGCTCAAGAAGGAGCCTCCAACGTCGTCGTCCTGGAAAAGACGTCGAATATTGGAGGCAACGCCCTGGTAAGCGGCGGGTACATGCACTACATCAATGCGCCGGTCGAGCTGCGCGTCGACAACAACGAGGGCTATACCGCCCTTTTCTCCGAGACGATGCAGCGCGCCGCCGATGCCGGCATCGACCAGGATCTGCTCGACAAGATCCAGGCAGACTACGACGCCTGGAACGCCGAGGGGTCAGGCAAGGTCTTTGATTCGGCAGAGTTCATGGCGCTCGACTACTACCTCGCCAACGGCGGCACATTCGAGAAGTGGCTCGCCTATGCACCTCATGTCGTCGAGCTGGACACCTGGCTCGACGAGATGGGATTCAGCTGGAAGAAGCTCACCGGCATCGTCGGCTACCCGTGGCCGCGCCACTCCGGCTCGACAACGGGCAAGTGCGGCGAGGGCTTCTTCGACCTCTTCTCAAAGGAGCTGGACACGGCCGACCTGCCCATCACCCTCATCCCGCTCACGAGTGCAACCGAGCTCATCGTACAGGACGGAGCAGTCACGGGCGTTGTAGGCGTTCACGATGACGGCACGACCTATCGCATCACGTCCAAGCGCGGCGTCATCCTCGCCTCCGGAGGCTACTCGGGCAACCCCAAGATGCTCAAGCAATACAACACGTATTGGGATTGGACCGACGACACGATCATCCCCACGACGAACGCGTATGGCCACACGGGCGACGGCATCACGATGGCACTCGCGGCAGGCGGCCAGACTGCCTATATGGAAAAGCCCATGGTCTTCCCCTATGCCGACCGCAAGGACTTTTCGACGGAGACAATTGTGGGCGACACGAGCTGCTGCCTGTTCGTAAACGCAGATGGCAAGCGTTTCGTCAACGAGTCTGCCGACCGCTACACTATGTCTCAGGCAATGATGAAGCAGCCGGGCGGCTTCGCCTTCATCATTAGCGACCGCAAGAACAGCCTCATCACCGACGAGGGCGTCACCCCCTACGGCGCCGACGAAGAGTTCCTTATCGAGAACGGCCAGCTGTTCCGCGCCGACACGCTTGCCGAACTCGCAACAAAGATCGAGGTGGACCCCGCCGCGCTCGAAGAAACGGTCGCCGCGTACAACAAGATGGCCGAAACCGGCACCGACGAGCAATTCGGCCGCACGGTGTTCAACGAGGATGCCCCCATCGACGAGGGCCCGTTCTATGCCTCCCCACGCGCCTGGGCTGCCCACATCACGCTGGGCGGCATCGTCGTGGACGACGAGTACCGTGCTCTCGACGAGACGGGTGCGCCGATCGAGGGCTTGCGCTGCGTGGGAGAGCTGGTCGCAGAACGCTCGGGCACGCACTGCATGTGCACGGGTCTGTACGCGGCGCGCCAGGTCTTTGCCCAGTAG